AGGGAATTAATTAACCGTGGAAGAGTTGTAAATCATAAACGTGTACAAAGAATTATGCATACTATGAATTTAATGGGAAAAAGAGCAAAAGAAAAGTATCATTCTTACAAAGGAAAAGTTGGTAAAGTAGCTGAGAATATAATTAACAGAGATTTTAATGCAACTGCACCTTTTCAAAAATGGACAACTGATATATCCCAATTTAGTTTTTCTTGGGGTAAATGCTATCTTTCTCCCATTCTTGATATGTATTCAAATGAAATTATCGCTTATGATTTATCATTAAGTCCAAATATGAATCAGATAAAAAGAATGTTAAATAAAGCTTTTGATAAATTTTCAAAAGTCGATGGGCTTATTTTTCATTCTGATCAGGGATGGCAGTATCAACATAGAGCCTTCAGGACAGCCTTGTCTGATCATGGAATTATTCAATCCATGTCCCGGAAAGGCAACTGCTATGATAACTGCATTATGGAAACATTTTTTGGAAGATTAAAAAATGAGTTGTATTATGGACATGAAAAAGATTTTAAATCTTTTTATGAATTTTCAGATGCCATTGATGAATATATAGATTATTATAACAACAAGAGAATTCAGGTTAAAACAAAATGGATGCCTCCTGTAAAATTCAGGGAAGCATCCATTCCTTCTTCCTAGTTCATAATATGTGTCCAGAATTATGGGTACATATCAAAAGCAGTCCTCTTTATTTTAAATAAACTTTACAGCTGTAGGAATAAGTTTGTTAGCACTACTGTTATAAGTCCAAGCTTCAATCATGTAATGTGCTGATGTTTCAATATTAAATACAAAAGCAGTTTTTTGATTTGATGGTCTTCCTGCAGCAAAACTAC
Above is a window of Treponema rectale DNA encoding:
- a CDS encoding IS3 family transposase, which translates into the protein RELINRGRVVNHKRVQRIMHTMNLMGKRAKEKYHSYKGKVGKVAENIINRDFNATAPFQKWTTDISQFSFSWGKCYLSPILDMYSNEIIAYDLSLSPNMNQIKRMLNKAFDKFSKVDGLIFHSDQGWQYQHRAFRTALSDHGIIQSMSRKGNCYDNCIMETFFGRLKNELYYGHEKDFKSFYEFSDAIDEYIDYYNNKRIQVKTKWMPPVKFREASIPSS